AGTTAATTGAATTATTAAAATGAATTAATTAAAGAATTGTAAATTTTCCACCAGCTTGTTCAACTGCATCAATAGCACTTTTTGAAGCTGCATGTAATGTTACATTAAGTTTTTTAGTTAACTTACCATTACCTAATAATTTAACTGGCATTGATCTTTTGATTAAGTTAGCTTTGAATAATGACTCTAAATCTACTGTTGCATTAGCTTTAAAGTTTTGTTCTAAATCTTTAAGATTTACTACTTGGTATTCAACGTGATTTACATTTGTAAATCCTCTTTTACCAATACGACGGAATCATGGGGTTTGACCACCTTCAAATCCTAATCTGTGACCGTGACGTTTGTTTTGACCTGATTGACCTTTACCAGCTTGCTTACCTTTACCAGCAGCATGGCCTCTACCAACACGGTGTTTTTCAACACGTGCACCAGGAGTTGACTTTAATGTATGTAATTTCATTTTACTCTCCTAATTAATGATTAACCTAAAAGGTCTTTAACGTCTTTGTCTCTAATTTCAGCAATTTGTTCAGGTGTTCTTAATTGTTGTAAGGCTTTAAGAGTTGCTCTAACAATGTTAGCTTTTGAACGAGAACCATATGTTTTTGTGTAAATATCAGTATAACCTGCTAGTTCA
This sequence is a window from Mycoplasmopsis agalactiae PG2. Protein-coding genes within it:
- the rplO gene encoding 50S ribosomal protein L15; protein product: MKLHTLKSTPGARVEKHRVGRGHAAGKGKQAGKGQSGQNKRHGHRLGFEGGQTPWFRRIGKRGFTNVNHVEYQVVNLKDLEQNFKANATVDLESLFKANLIKRSMPVKLLGNGKLTKKLNVTLHAASKSAIDAVEQAGGKFTIL